TTGGAATGAACGGCTGTGAGCGTTTTGCGATTCTTCGGGGGTGTACAGGCAATGCGCGGCGTTGCCGCGCTAATGGTGGTCTGCGGACACGCAATCAACGCGCGCCCCGATATGGTCGGACCGAACCTATCTGAAGGCGCGCTCACTATCCTTGCAAGCGGCGTCGACATCTTCTTCGTTATCTCTGGCTTCATCATTGCAACCACAGTGTCCGCGCAAGGCGACCCGTTGAACTTCGTTGTCAGGCGAGCCATTCGCATCTATCCAGTCTATTGGCTCGTCTTGCTGGCAGCGTTTGTCAGCTCATCTTGGATCGCGTTGGAGCCGGGGGAGCCTCCCGCGCTCGACTTCGGCCTTGTCTTTGCTTGGATATATCCGAACTGGTACATCCGGCCCGCATGGTCGCTCGCTTTCGAGCTGCACTTCTACGCCGCAGTCGCCGTCATCCTCGCGATTGCACCGAACCGGCTGTTCGAACTGCTATTTGTGGGCCTCGGATTGGTAATCGTTGCTCTCGCCTTCCGCCTACAGCTTGGTATCTACTCCCATGCGCTGGTGCTGGAATTCGGCGCTGGCGTTAGCATCGCGTATCTCCTTACGAATGGCAGATTGCGATTTTCAAGCGGCATGCTTGCCATTTCCGCGGGCCTGTTCGTAGCCGGTTGGTACTGGATATTCGTGCACGGAACGACCGATGCACAATTCGCGCGCGTGCCGACCTATGGCCTTGGCGCGGGATTGCTCATCTATGCCGTGGTATCTGCCGAGGTTGAAGGGCGCTCCTTCCCGCCGGCCCTGCAATGGCTCGGCAAGATTTCGTACTCGCTATACATCGTCCATTGCCTGCTGGTGAAATGGATCGCGAACTTTGACGGGCTATGGCAACTATCGACGGTCGGAACAATCATCGCCAGCATCCTGCTTTCCATCGGCCTCGCCGCCGCCTTGCACATCGTCATTGAGGCACCAATCCTCGATTGGGGGCGCAAGTTGAGCCTGATGCGCCGCAACCGGACAACGCCGGATGTACCGAGACCGGAGGGCACCGTGCTTGTCCAGCATGAGCCGAATGAACCCATTCCGCGCAGGTTCTAACAGCGTCAATCAAGCACGCGAACCGTTCCGAGCACGGCGGTACGGTTCTTTGCACCATTTGGCAATCGGCGATGTCCGCAGTTGAGAAGGGTTTCGGATGCCGGCCCATGAAGGTGGTGCCGCGCACGGCGGGGCCGGCGTCCGAAAGCCTCCAAGGGAGGAAACCGCGCTTGAGGGAACGTAAGGCCGTGCGGCAGGCGCTATGGTGATTTGAGTGCCGCGGGCGAGCTGTCTGATTTGGATCGAGCCGATGCAACGAGTCGCACGACGGCGAAGCGGCTGACGAATGAGCGGCGGTTGGCGGTCGAACTCCATGAGTTGTCCGACGATTTGCGACGTCTGGCGGATATCTGAGCGCACCAGGCCCGCAGCAGGTCGAGTAGAACAGGTGAAAGCACCACGTTACGGTCCTTGCCGCCCTTGCCCTGCTCGACGCGGATGATCATACGGCTGCTGTCGATATCGGCGACCTTGAGCGAGATCACCTCGTTGGCGCGCAGACCGGCGCCGTAGGCCACGCTCAGCGCCGCCTTGTACTTGAGCCCCGGCGCGGCATCGAGCAGCCGTGCCACTTCCTCGGGGCTGAGCACCACCGGCAGCTTGCGCGGCTCGTGGATGACATGGGTGTGCTCGACGATCTCGTTGCGCCTGAGCGTGACCTAAAAAGAACCGCAACGTCGAGACGGTCTGGTTGATGGTCGGCACACCAACGCCGCTCGCCGCCAGATGAAGCTGGTAGCGGCGCACGTCCTCGAAATCAGCCGTATCCGGCGATCGCCCGAGAAACGCCGCGAAGTTCTTGACCCTTTGCACGTAGTCATGTTGGGTCTTCGGCGCGAACTTGCGGATCGTCATGTCTTCGATCATGCGCCGGCGCAACGGGCTCATTGCCTCGTCGGTCATGGGGGATGCTCCTGTCTTGGGTGAAGGTTGCGAACCCCTCATCTCAAGACAGGACGCCCCGTTGCGCTATCCTCTCGGCTCCGCTGCCAGCCGTCGTGCCCTACCGCGCGAGCGGTTTAGTCCTTTGACCCAAAGCGGACTTGACCTTTGACTCCGCGGCCATAGCGTCTCTACGAGTTTGGCGGCTAGGTCAGTGTCAGGTGCAGAACGAATGAAATGCCGTCAATGGCCCAACCTTCCCGATCCTTACCAGGTGGCGTCGAGACCGAGATGCGCGAGCACTTGACGGCGAAGGTCGGCCAGATGCGGGTCTCCCCGGTGGCGTGGATACGGCCTGGCGTTCACGATTTCCGCCTTGATGTGTGCTGGGCGCTGGCTGAACACAATAACCCGGCCGGCAAGGAACAACGCCTCTTCCACATCGTGGGTCACGAGCAGCGCGGTGAAGCCAGCGCGCTGCCACAGTGACACGAGTTCGCCCTGCATCGTGATCCGCGTCAGCGAGTCGAGCTGGCCCAAAGGCTCGTCGAGAATGAGCAGCTTTGGGTCGTTGACCAGCGCGCGCGCCAGAGCCGCGCGTTGCGCCATGCCGCCGGAGAGCTGGTGCGGGTAGGCATTGGCGAAGCCTGTGAGCCCGACCAGCGTCAACGCGTCTTCGATACGTCCGCGATGCGCGCGCAGCAACCCGCGTGCTTCCAGACCGAGCGCAACGTTGCTCCACACCGTCCGCCATGGATAAAGGGTGGGGTCTTGAAAAACGACGACGCGCGACGGATCGGGTGATTCGATCTCCGTTCCCTCCGTTTGCAGGGAGCCGGCGGTCGGACTGTCGAGCCCCGCCACCAGCCGCAGCAAGGTCGATTTTCCGCACCCACTCGGCCCCAGGAGAGCGACGAACTCGCCGCGGCCGACCTGCAGGCTGATGCGGTCCAATACCGGCAGCGGCTGCCCTTCCAGGTCGAAGCGATGGCTCACTTCCCGCAGCGTCAGCGTCGATCCGCGAACCGGGTCGTCGCTTGCGGTCGCCGCTACCACCGCACCAGACCCTTCTGCCAGGATAGCAGGCGGTCGCGCAAGCGGAACAGCAGCGTGATCAGTCCGGAGCACAAGAACGCCATGAGCAGCAGCGCGGCGTACATATTGGCGTAGGCCGCCCAACCCTGCGCCCATTGCAGATACCAGCCGAGCCCCGCCTTCACGCCTAGCATTTCGGCTACGACGAGAACCGCAAACGAGTTGCCAAGACCCATGAACAGGCCAACAAAGACATGCGGCATTGCCGCCGGAATGGCGACCTTGAGCACGAGGAAGCGCTGTGTTGCCCCTAAGGTCCGCGCAATATCGTAATAGGCGCTGTTCACGCCGGCGACACCCGACCAGGTAAGCACCGTGACCGGAAACCCGGTGGCGAGCGCAATCAGGAAAATGCTGGCGCTGAAGCTCGACGGGAATACGAAAAATGCGAGCGGTAGCCAGGCCGTCGCCGGCAGTGGCCCGATGAAACGCAAAACCGGGTGGATCCAATAGCCGGCGAGCCGCGACCAGCCGATCGCCACGCCAGCCACGAACCCGACCGCCGCACCGAGAAAATAACCGGTCGCGAGTAGGCGAGCAGAGGCGAAGATGCCCGCAGCCAGCCGCCCCCAATCGTCGATTACGACCTCGACAATGGCCTGCGGCGGCGGAAAAAACGGCAACGGCAGCAATCCGAGCTTTGCGGTGACGACCTCCCAAGTAGCCAAAAACAGCGCGAGCACGAACAGCCACGGAGAAAGCCGCTGGAGACGCTGGAAAACAGTAAAACGAACGCTGGCA
This portion of the Bradyrhizobium diazoefficiens genome encodes:
- a CDS encoding tyrosine-type recombinase/integrase produces the protein MVLSPEEVARLLDAAPGLKYKAALSVAYGAGLRANEVISLKVADIDSSRMIIRVEQGKGGKDRNVVLSPVLLDLLRAWCAQISARRRKSSDNSWSSTANRRSFVSRFAVVRLVASARSKSDSSPAALKSP
- a CDS encoding acyltransferase family protein, whose protein sequence is MRGVAALMVVCGHAINARPDMVGPNLSEGALTILASGVDIFFVISGFIIATTVSAQGDPLNFVVRRAIRIYPVYWLVLLAAFVSSSWIALEPGEPPALDFGLVFAWIYPNWYIRPAWSLAFELHFYAAVAVILAIAPNRLFELLFVGLGLVIVALAFRLQLGIYSHALVLEFGAGVSIAYLLTNGRLRFSSGMLAISAGLFVAGWYWIFVHGTTDAQFARVPTYGLGAGLLIYAVVSAEVEGRSFPPALQWLGKISYSLYIVHCLLVKWIANFDGLWQLSTVGTIIASILLSIGLAAALHIVIEAPILDWGRKLSLMRRNRTTPDVPRPEGTVLVQHEPNEPIPRRF
- a CDS encoding ABC transporter ATP-binding protein, with amino-acid sequence MVAATASDDPVRGSTLTLREVSHRFDLEGQPLPVLDRISLQVGRGEFVALLGPSGCGKSTLLRLVAGLDSPTAGSLQTEGTEIESPDPSRVVVFQDPTLYPWRTVWSNVALGLEARGLLRAHRGRIEDALTLVGLTGFANAYPHQLSGGMAQRAALARALVNDPKLLILDEPLGQLDSLTRITMQGELVSLWQRAGFTALLVTHDVEEALFLAGRVIVFSQRPAHIKAEIVNARPYPRHRGDPHLADLRRQVLAHLGLDATW
- a CDS encoding ABC transporter permease → MSAVVDEVSRPQKPGFGFFSRPATRSLVGGLAAATAWFVAAALTAFWPDKIEGDWAYTGSLAGACGALAVALALAAFASVRFTVFQRLQRLSPWLFVLALFLATWEVVTAKLGLLPLPFFPPPQAIVEVVIDDWGRLAAGIFASARLLATGYFLGAAVGFVAGVAIGWSRLAGYWIHPVLRFIGPLPATAWLPLAFFVFPSSFSASIFLIALATGFPVTVLTWSGVAGVNSAYYDIARTLGATQRFLVLKVAIPAAMPHVFVGLFMGLGNSFAVLVVAEMLGVKAGLGWYLQWAQGWAAYANMYAALLLMAFLCSGLITLLFRLRDRLLSWQKGLVRW